A window from Neoarius graeffei isolate fNeoGra1 chromosome 14, fNeoGra1.pri, whole genome shotgun sequence encodes these proteins:
- the LOC132897864 gene encoding interferon-induced very large GTPase 1-like, with product MDVRCSGSYVWVKHRRRQDRAQHPGKQSVQHYKLRPQHSLEENKEHQMERKSNGVEDLLLRLGLKKKYEDKLTSTHFLEISKSTLEYKEPSKENELVHVFMQRLLTGDYRARHISVRNETNVPKSLTGAKGGAFAALFKKQNVKTERKQAEIHPMDVQMAVFLCADHFLQQIMVTKLAQCQYAIPLLVPNPFSDKIEFPLWTMQQINKSWKSTDASGQIISETRPVSKAETPMVAFFRLGSVSSSKSQLINNLINERHNTFFHRHCPGSSRNRLLMDGVVEIAWYCPSGRSSDHFTECVAFCNLHGDSSRAVTQREILTTTASVNIVLLPKLDENDNNMRLVEELCKSPTPLIVVLTDEENDDEDDVCEISTGKYRVELKSRSQSNASNVLRNIIRKCLSQKHRTFNLEKMTNNSEVSVDEHNEACKRGKEAAQNIMGFLKGKDPLRVKEKYLPCQGKLWHDWCQTSKDLRRLQSNNIEKELSNKKTEMKDLRRKQQEHGFSDLMKLFVDGLISEKLNLSVSERVYFLRWTEIGLTEFTSEKLSTIQQEYYQKWIDVHDLKKKQDKSEKQKTERINLDELKAEESKLQKISKELNAANFGLEHMLREMGQIYEASVSEEKSMRGNRVGNVNKLPELAAKLMISGHPMELMDGDAAYVPLTWVSAVLDEVIRILGDQRVFVLSVLGIQSSGKSTMLNTMFGLQFAVSAGRCTRGAFMQLVRVSEDMKEEWKIDYILVVDTEGLRAPELAGSNTIHHDNEFSTFVVGLGNMTLINIFGENPTEMQEILQIVVHAFLRMKKVRLNPSCMFVHQNVSDITAREKILDGRRNLQETLDKMTKLAAKDEDDCTENFTDVIAFDVERDVKYFSQHWEGSPPMAPPNPCYSENIQELKRDILSRAKTIDGLKLSQFQKRVEDLWNALLDENFVFSFKNAQEISVYRRLEQKYGNWTWSLRSEMMTVENKMLNRVASGNIETDQMKVLEEEMAGTLKDVQNAFKQYFEEDNEKETLIQWKCRFETQIQNLHDDLIEEAKRKVDDSIQQRSMRQNLDQQRVSYEKTLFEKSKELASRLKRQMNCKTGTSKEFDSMWEQWVSEITKQAPKIKDVNISNDITEVVGEVYKHDLVSNRKRSSEYRGIGSVHDYSSYIPTSKGAMEKNINNILWQNPLTPENLTQPIRDLINQVTEQTKKQVESFPFSTQGYNSHYIQRIAQDVKTQVQEFETKFKKDRKLSDDVSVLTQDFYVDLSLYVCEQSAQSISELHRKFREVNDPLNYFKKKREEYFNIFQKYYEGATSAAILGDRVCGKLKEAILQSVYNKIAPFVSGQMREKAPFNGNRADLEKHILKSLAEQKGDKDERFKNYLMYMYHPKVHFEEFIKARVKEFMAAENPKAVSVIEECIDQKQTSIITAATKTTDEVKRVKGDANQWLDVFTKSLADELGDTRVQLCDEECKDGIDFDVLVEAIRKELPAVVEELKKRLSKISHFSMEKFRERPDEILIKHFCGCCWKQCPFCGAVCTHSQEDHPGDHNADYHCSTAVRGMYYKRTTEFRIEFCTTDVASGRSFYPSSESETLVPYKDYRKAGGVFAEWGISTDFSTLAYWKWFVCEFQENLEKHYNKQFCGDGEIPAEWKEFTLSDAVKSLRIH from the coding sequence tccaaatccactTTAGAGTACAAAGAGCCCAGTAAAGAGAACGAACTGGTTCATGTTTTCATGCAGCGGCTTTTGACAGGAGATTACAGAGCAAGACACATCTCTGTCAGAAACGAAACCAACGTACCTAAATCTCTGACAGGAGCTAAAGGAGGTGCTTTTGCTGCTCTTTttaaaaaacagaatgtaaagacTGAAAGGAAACAGGCTGAGATTCACCCAATGGATGTTCAGATGGCAGTGTTCCTTTGTGCAGATCATTTTCTTCAACAAATCATGGTGACTAAACTGGCACAGTGTCAGTATGCGATCCCTCTGCTGGTACCCAATCCCTTTAGTGATAAAATTGAATTTCCTCTCTGGACAATGCAGCAAATCAACAAGAGCTGGAAGTCGACTGATGCTTCAGGACAAATCATCAGCGAGACTCGACCTGTTTCCAAAGCAGAAACTCCAATGGTGGCATTCTTCAGGCTTGGGTCTGTTTCCTCATCCAAGTCTCAGCTGATCAACAACCTGATTAATGAGAGGCACAACACATTTTTCCACAGACACTGTCCAGGCAGCAGCAGAAACCGTCTACTGATGGATGGAGTGGTAGAGATCGCTTGGTACTGTCCATCTGGGAGAAGCTCTGATCATTTCACTGAATGTGTTGCTTTCTGTAATCTTCATGGTGATTCCAGCAGAGCTGTAACTCAGAGAGAGATACTTACGACCACGGCCTCTGTAAATATTGTACTTTTGCCTAAGCTTGATGAGAATGATAATAATATGAGACTTGTAGAGGAGCTTTGCAAATCTCCAACACCTCTCATTGTTGTTCTTACTGATGAAGagaatgatgatgaagatgatgtgtGTGAGATCAGTACAGGAAAATACAGAGTGGAACTAAAAAGTAGAAGTCAGTCTAATGCGTCTAATGTACTCAGAAATATTATCAGGAAATGTCTCTCACAAAAACACAGGACCTTCAATCTTGAGAAAATGACCAACAACTCAGAGGTCAGTGTGGATGAGCACAATGAGGCCTGTAAGAGAGGAAAGGAAGCTGCACAAAATATAATGGGTTTTCTCAAAGGAAAAGATCCACTGAGGGTAAAAGAGAAATATCTGCCCTGCCAGGGAAAACTGTGGCACGACTGGTGCCAAACGAGCAAAGACTTACGGCGACTTCAAAGTAACAACATAGAAAAAGAGCTCAGCAACAAGAAAACTGAAATGAAGGATCTCAGAAGGAAACAACAGGAACATGGATTCAGTGACCTCATGAAGTTATTTGTCGATGGTTTGATCAGTGAGAAATTAAACCTGTCAGTCAGTGAGAGAGTGTATttcctcagatggactgaaattgGGCTGACTGAATTCACTTCAGAGAAACTCTCTACCATCCAACAAGAATATTACCAAAAATGGATAGATGTGCATGACTTGAAAAAAAAGCAAGACAAATCTGAAAAGCAAAAAACTGAACGAATAAATCTGGACGAACTGAAGGCTGAAGAGTCAAAGTTACAAAAAATATCAAAAGAACTGAATGCTGCTAACTTTGGCTTGGAGCACATGCTGAGAGAGATGGGCCAGATTTATGAAGCCTCAGTCTCTGAAGAAAAAAGCATGAGAGGGAACCGGGTTGGAAACGTGAATAAACTGCCTGAACTTGCTGCTAAGCTCATGATATCTGGGCACCCGATGGAGCTGATGGACGGTGATGCAGCTTATGTTCCTCTAACCTGGGTTTCAGCTGTTTTAGATGAAGTCATCAGGATACTGGGAGACCAGAGAGTTTTTGTGTTGTCAGTTTTGGGAATTCAGAGCTCTGGGAAATCCACCATGCTGAACACCATGTTTGGGCTCCAGTTTGCAGTCAGTGCAGGCAGATGCACCAGAGGAGCCTTTATGCAGCTGGTTAGAGTTTCTGAGGACATGAAGGAAGAGTGGAAGATTGACTATATTTTGGTTGTTGATACTGAAGGTCTCAGAGCTCCAGAACTGGCTGGAAGCAACACCATCCATCATGACAATGAATTTTCCACATTTGTGGTAGGATTAGGAAACATGACTTTGATTAACATCTTTGGAGAGAACCCAACTGAGATGCAGGAAATACTTCAGATTGTTGTTCATGCATTCCTGAGGATGAAGAAGGTCAGGCTAAACCCCAGCTGCATGTTTGTGCATCAGAATGTTTCTGATATTACAGCTAGAGAGAAAATCCTGGATGGAAGGAGAAATTTGCAGGAAACACTGGATAAAATGACTAAATTAGCAGCTAAAGATGAAGACGACTGTACAGAAAATTTCACTGATGTCATTGCATTTGATGTAGAGCGTGATGTGAAGTATTTTTCACAGCACTGGGAGGGTTCTCCACCCATGGCACCACCAAACCCATGCTACAGCGAGAACATCCAGGAACTAAAGAGAGATATTCTTTCTCGTGCAAAAACTATAGACGGCCTGAAATTATCACAGTTTCAAAAGCGTGTGGAAGATCTGTGGAATGCTTTACTGGACGAAaattttgttttcagttttaaaaatGCACAAGAGATCTCAGTGTACAGGAGACTGGAGCAGAAGTATGGGAACTGGACCTGGAGTCTGAGGAGTGAAATGATGACTGTAGAAAACAAAATGCTGAACAGAGTAGCCAGTGGAAACATAGAAACAGACCAGATGAAAGTTCTGGAAGAAGAAATGGCAGGAACACTAAAGGATGTCCAAAATGCATTTAAACAATATTTTGAAGAAGACAATGAAAAGGAAACACTGATTCAGTGGAAATGCAGATTTGAGACCCAAATCCAGAACCTCCATGATGATCTAATAGAGGAAGCAAAGAGGAAAGTGGATGATAGCATTCAGCAGAGAAGCATGAGACAAAACCTTGATCAGCAACGTGTGAGCTATGAGAAGACACTCTTTGAAAAGAGCAAAGAGCTTGCTTCAAGACTTAAAAGACAGATGAACTGTAAAACGGGCACAAGTAAGGAGTTTGATTCCATGTGGGAACAATGGGTCTCTGAAATAACTAAACAAGCTCCAAAAATCAAAGATGTTAACATCTCAAACGACATAACTGAAGTTGTGGGAGAGGTCTACAAACATGACTTGGTTTCAAATCGAAAGCGTTCTTCAGAGTATAGAGGAATTGGAAGTGTCCATGATTACAGCAGCTATATCCCAACTTCCAAGGGCGCGATGGAAAAGAATATCAACAACATTTTGTGGCAAAATCCTCTTACACCAGAGAACTTAACCCAACCCATACGTGATCTCATTAATCAGGTCACTGAACAAACCAAAAAACAGGTGGAGTCATTTCCGTTCTCAACACAGGGATACAATTCACATTATATTCAACGCATTGCACAGGACGTCAAAACCCAGGTGCAGGAATTTGAAACAAAATTCAAGAAAGATCGAAAGTTATCTGACGATGTCTCTGTCCTTACCCAAGATTTCTATGTCGATCTCTCACTTTATGTGTGTGAACAGTCAGCACAAAGCATCTCAGAGCTTCACAGGAAATTCAGAGAAGTAAATGATCCacttaattattttaaaaagaaaagggaGGAGTATTTTAACATCTTTCAGAAATACTATGAAGGAGCAACATCAGCAGCGATACTTGGAGACCGGGTTTGCGGTAAACTGAAAGAAGCGATTCTTCAGAGTGTCTACAACAAGATCGCTCCATTTGTGTCTGGACAGATGAGAGAGAAAGCACCATTTAATGGGAACAGAGCTGATCTGGAAAAACACATTCTCAAGTCTTTAGCAGAGCAGAAGGGAGATAAGGATGAGAGGTTTAAAAACTACTTAATGTACATGTACCATCCTAAAGTCCACTTTGAGGAGTTCATCAAGGCCAGGGTTAAAGAGTTCATGGCAGCTGAAAACCCAAAAGCAGTTTCTGTAATTGAAGAGTGCATTGATCAGAAACAGACCAGCATCATCACTGCTGCAACAAAGACGACAGATGAAGTCAAACGTGTCAAAGGTGATGCAAATCAGTGGCTGGATGTTTTTACTAAGAGCCTTGCAGATGAGTTAGGAGATACAAGAGTTCAGTTGTGTGATGAAGAGTGTAAAGATGGCATTGACTTCGATGTTCTTGTGGAAGCCATAAGGAAGGAACTCCCAGCTGTTGTTGAAGAGTTAAAGAAACGTCTCAGTAAGATTTCACACTTTTCCATGGAGAAGTTCAGAGAAAGACCTGATGAGATTCTAATCAAACATTTCTGTGGGTGCTGCTGGAAACAGTGTCCTTTCTGTGGAGCCGTCTGTACCCACAGCCAAGAAGATCATCCTGGAGATCACAATGCTGATTATCATTGCTCCACTGCAGTGAGAGGAATGTATTATAAGCGCACAACAGAATTCCGCATAGAGTTTTGCACAACAGATGTAGCAAGTGGCCGCTCCTTTTACCCATCCAGTGAATCTGAGACTCTTGTTCCTTATAAAGATTACAGGAAAGCAGGTGGGGTGTTTGCTGAATGGGGAATCTCCACTGATTTTTCCACGTTAGCTTACTGGAAATGGTTTGTTTGTGAATTTCAGGAAAATCTTGAAAAACACTATAACAAACAGTTTTGTGGTGACGGGGAGATTCCTGCTGAGTGGAAAGAGTTTACCCTGTCAGATGCTGTTAAAAGTTTAAGAATACATTAA